A portion of the Chiroxiphia lanceolata isolate bChiLan1 chromosome 10, bChiLan1.pri, whole genome shotgun sequence genome contains these proteins:
- the PLCH1 gene encoding 1-phosphatidylinositol 4,5-bisphosphate phosphodiesterase eta-1 isoform X1 gives MSYWSLDKKSCLQYCRHFLADNGVFHVERCMSVMQSGTQMVKLKSGTKGLVRLFYLDEHRTCIRWRPSRKSEKAKIVIDSIYKVTEGRQSEIFHRHAEGSFDPSCCFTIYHGNHLESLDLITSNPEEARTWITGLKYLMAGISDEDSLAKRQRTHDHWVKQTFEEADKNGDGLLNIEEIHQLMHKLNVNLPRRKVRQMFQEADTDENQGTLNFEEFSVFYKMMSLRRDLYLLLLSYSDKKDHLTAEELAQFLKVEQKMNNVTPEYCLDIIQKFEVSEENKKQNVLGIEGFTNFMRSPACDVFNPLHCQVHQDMEQPLCNYFIASSHNTYLSGDQLLSQSRVDMYARVLQGGCRCVEVDCWDGPDGEPVVHHGYTLTSKILFRDVAETINKYAFVKNEFPVILSIENHCSIQQQKKIAQYLKEIFGDKLDLSSVSTGDPRQLPSPQSLRGKILVKGKKLPCSLGADAEEGEVSEEDSADEIEDDCKLKACYSNGATEHQVESFIRTKLESLLKESQIRDKEDPDSFTVRALLKATHQSLNVNLKQNLDTKEGGKKSHGRSLMGNFGKHKKAAKAAAKHPSASDEDESQQNPPGREPGHPHRLARRRKTVKLCRALSDLVVYTNSVAAQDIVDDGSTGNVLSFSETRAHQAVQQKAEQFMLYNQKQLSRVYPSAYRIDSSNFNPVPYWNVGCQLVALNYQSEGRVMQLNEAKFRVNGNCGYVLKPQQMCKGTFNPYSADPLPASPKKQLILKIISGQQLPKPPDSMLGDRGEIIDPFVEVEIIGLPVDCCKDQTRVVDDNGFNPVWEETLTFTIHMPEIALVRFLVWDHDPIGRDFVGQRTVAFSSLVPGYRHVYLEGLTEASIFVHIIINETYGKWSPLILNPSYTILHFLGATKSKQLIGLRGLFNKNPKQGCAEAGGNYVRKRSLGERLLRRTASAPAKGRKKSKMGFLEAAEMKDSASEPTDLKDKEGVVRRPKRSLQARPASMPVDKFLLVGLPCPAEDAAQDATGKENTSANSDDNTNEKETNLKESIFPCLEQTANTSNVGSRFKKENGQKDSTADSLLPPPQEQPEHLVFASGVTETNHLLDCWENNLSGETVPLMQDSDSELCTGKPQDKNCVDNKEEDDTKESDEGKVTLVGASLSQKADTENHKSNLKKSTAAPLSLTDIPSPPGSDSPDLHSTLALQDSDISRLIDEVSLATESELDSAVSALIGQVDVTGDQTHLTAVSSHGSSSQTFSVVAAHPQGFTGDLSSPCKHSFPPTKSTKSPLFSTPDTTTFSSPEAAEYSMYTTIQGATPASECKTHRQLVSKKNLNSLESNLPGSLCSSPLSLLNANPKRNCGTKSGPSWEGPESASSFASNNLIFEEALFDPVPGENSDSSSLVEVDGDSQDLLVTACEYKREDMSQLASPLRLRQKQDTGHCGERTSGTSTTAGLCAAAHACSGTFRTGGSQLPFPTCANAGGLCAHHSHEQPNVTCEGSQLRAAPALLPSALPFPPHPAIQQSSPCKSKSLGDLTSEDISCNFESKYQYISRSFISSGMRDKKLAAMRGLRPRSADALTEQLRKLLCPEQEEPRHCPGQPEHDCPRALVRKLSSRSQSRVRNIASRARERQEAGRHKPPGTGAVAGVVLRNRPSASPHVANRHSTGSYIARYLGSFPGEPVEGRGVPEGSCSALHLGCTDRFYQHDSVLQLEPSPEDQPEIYFLLRLNGEH, from the exons TTGAAAGATGCATGAGTGTCATGCAGTCTGGGACTCAGATGGTTAAGCTGAAGAGTGGAACCAAAGGGCTGGTCCGGCTCTTCTACCTGGACGAGCACAGGACCTGCATCCGATGGAGACCCTCCAGGAAAAGCGAGAAGGCAAAAA tTGTCATCGACTCCATTTACAAAGTCACCGAGGGCCGGCAGTCGGAAATCTTCCACCGCCACGCCGAGGGCAGCTTTGaccccagctgctgcttcaccaTTTACCACGGCAACCACCTGGAGTCCCTGGACCTGATCACCTCCAACCCCGAGGAGGCTCGCACCTGGATCACGGGGCTCAAGTATTTGATGGCCGGGATAAGCGACGAGGACTCGCTCGCCAAGCGCCAGAGGACACACGACCA CTGGGTGAAGCAGACCTTTGAGGAGGCCGACAAGAACGGGGATGGGCTGCTGAACATCGAGGAGATCCACCAGCTGATGCACAAGCTCAACGTCAACCTGCCCCGCAGGAAGGTCCGGCAGATGTTCCAG GAAGCAGACACGGATGAGAACCAAGGAACCCTAAACTTTGaagaattttcagtgttttacaagATGATGTCCTTACGTCGGGATCTCTACTTGCTGCTCCTAAGCTACAGTGACAAGAAGGATCATCTCACTGCTGAGGAACTGGCTCAGTTTCTGAAGGTGGAACAAAAG ATGAATAATGTGACACCAGAATATTGTCTGGATATCATACAGAAGTTCGAAGtgtcagaagaaaacaagaagcaaaatgTTCTTGGGATTGAAG gtTTCACCAACTTCATGCGCAGCCCCGCCTGCGACGTGTTCAACCCCCTGCACTGCCAGGTGCACCAGGACATGGAGCAGCCCCTCTGCAACTACTTCATCGCCTCGTCCCACAACACCTACCTGAGCGGGGaccagctgctctcccagtcCCGGGTGGACATGTACGCGCGCGTGCTGCAGGGCGGCTGCCGCTGCGTCGAGG TGGATTGCTGGGATGGTCCTGATGGGGAGCCAGTGGTGCACCATGGCTACACTCTGACTTCCAAAATCCTGTTCCGGGATGTGGCTGAAACCATCAACAAATACGCCTTTGTCAAGAATGA GTTTCCAGTGATCCTGTCCATTGAAAACCACTGCAGTATTCAACAGCAAAAGAAGATTGCTCAGTATTTGAAGGAGATATTTGGTGACAAACTGGACTTGTCATCTGTGAGCACTGGAGACCCCAGGCAGCTTCCCAGCCCTCAGAGTCTGAGAGGGAAAATCCTGGTGAAG GGGAAGAAGTtgccctgcagcctgggagcagacgctgaggaaggagaggttTCAGAAGAGGACAGTGCTGATGAGATCGAGGACGACTGCAAGTTAAAGGCCTGCTAT AGTAATGGTGCAACTGAGCACCAGGTGGAATCTTTTATAAGGACAAAACTGGAATCTCTGTTAAAAGAATCCCAAATCAGGGACAAGGAAGATCCTGACAGCTTCACTGTGAGGGCCCTGCTGAAGGCGACGCACCAGAGTCTCAACGTTAACCTGAAGCAG AACCTGGACACAAAAGAGGGTGGAAAAAAGTCTCACGGTCGATCATTAATGGGCAACTTTGGTAAACACAAG AAAGCTGCCAAGGCAGCAGCCAAACACCCCAGTGCATCAGATGAGGACGAGAGCCAGCAGAACCCTCCTGGGAGGGAACCAGGGCATCCCCACAG ACTGGCCCGCCGGAGGAAGACGGTGAAGCTGTGCCGGGCTCTGTCTGACCTCGTGGTTTACACCAACTCTGTGGCTGCCCAGGACATCGTGGATGATG GGTCCACAGGGAACGTGCTGTCCTTCAGCGAGACCAGAGCCCACCAGGCTGTGCAGCAGAAGGCTGAGCAGTTCATGCTTTACAACcagaagcagctgagcaggGTCTATCCCTCAGCCTACAGGATCGACTCCAGCAACTTCAACCCCGTCCCTTACTGGAACGTTGGGTGCCAGCTGG TGGCCCTGAACTACCAGTCTGAGGGACGTGTGATGCAGTTAAACGAAGCAAAATTCAGGGTAAATGGCAACTGTGGTTATGTCCTCAAACCTCAGCAGATGTGCAAAG GCACATTCAACCCCTACTCTGCTGATCCACTTCCTGCCAGTCCTAAAAAGCAGCTTATTCTGAAAATCATCAGTGGACAGCAGCTCCCCAAGCCTCCTGACTCGATGTTAGGGGACCGAGGAGAG ATAATAGATCCCTTTGTTGAGGTGGAAATCATTGGGTTACCTGTTGACTGCTGTAAAGATCAGACCAGGGTGGTGGACGACAATG GGTTCAATCCTGTGTGGGAGGAAACTCTCACCTTTACCATCCACATGCCCGAAATAGCCTTGGTGCGATTCCTCGTCTGGGACCACGATCCCATCGGGAGGGACTTTGTGGGGCAGAGAACTGTGGCCTTCAGCAGCCTCGTGCCTG GCTATCGCCACGTGTATTTAGAAGGACTGACAGAAGCATCCATATTTGTTCATATAATCATTAATGAGACCTATGGAAAG tgGAGCCCTTTAATCCTCAACCCCAGTTACACAATATTGCACTTTCTAGGAGCCACCAAG AGCAAGCAGCTGATAGGGCTGCGGGGGCTGTTCAACAAGAACCCCAAGCAGGGCTGTGCCGAGGCCGGCGGGAACTACGTGCGCAAGAGATCCCTGGGCGAGCGGCTGCTGCGGCGCACGGCCAGCGCGCCCGCCAAGGGCAGGAAGAAGAGCAAGATGGGCTTCCTGGAGGCTGCTGAGATGAAGGACAGTGCATCTGAACCCACAGACCTGAAGGACAAGGAAGGGGTCGTTCGACGCCCGAAGCGGAGTCTGCAGGCGCGTCCTGCTTCCATGCCCGTGGACAAGTTCCTCCTGGTGGGACTGCCCTGCCCGGCTGAGGACGCTGCCCAGGATGCCACGGGGAAGGAAAACACCTCTG CCAACAGTGATGACAATACaaatgagaaggaaacaaacttGAAAGAATCTATTTTTCCATGTTTGGAGCAAACAGCAAATACTTCAAATGTGGGATCTCGATTCAAGAAGGAGAATGGCCAGAAGGATTCTACAGCTGACTCTTTGCTACCACCTCCTCAGGAGCAACCTGAACACTTAGTTTTTGCAAGTGGTGTAACTGAAACAAATCACCTCTTGGACTGTTGGGAAAATAATCTTTCTGGTGAAACTGTCCCACTAATGCAGGACTCTGACTCTGAGCTTTGCACAGGAAAACCACAAGACAAAAACTGTGTGGACAATAAAGAGGAAGATGACACAAAGGAATCTGATGAGGGGAAAGTCACTCTGGTGGGGGCTTCTCTTTCTCAAAAAGCAGATACGGAGAATCACAAATCCAACCTCAAGAAAAGCACTGCAGCACCTCTTTCTTTGACTGACATTCCTTCTCCCCCTGGCTCTGACAGCCCTGACTTGCACTCCACGCTGGCCCTGCAGGACAGTGACATTTCTCGCCTCATAGATGAGGTTTCTCTGGCTACTGAGAGCGAGCTGGACAGCGCTGTGTCTGCTCTCATCGGGCAGGTGGATGTCACAGGGGACCAAACACACCTCACCGCCGTCTCGagccatggcagcagcagccagaccTTCAGTGTGGTGGCTGCACACCCACAGGGCTTTACTGGGGATCTGAGCAGCCCCTGTAAGCACAGCTTCCCTCCCACAAAATCCACCAAGTCCCCTTTATTCTCCACTCCAGATACAACCACGTTCTCCAGCCCAGAGGCCGCAGAGTATTCCATGTACACGACTATCCAGGGGGCAACTCCAGCTTCTGAATGTAAGACCCACAGGCAATTagtttccaaaaaaaatttaaatagtcTAGAAAGTAACTTGCCCGGCTCTCTGTGTTCTTCACCTCTTTCTTTGCTAAATGCAAATCCCAAAAGAAATTGTGGAACAAAATCTGGACCGAGCTGGGAAGGCCCTGAGTCTGCCAGTTCTTTTGCTTCCAATAACCTCATCTTCGAGGAGGCACTGTTTGACCCTGTCCCTGGTGAGAACTCGGACAGCAGCAGCCTTGTGGAAGTCGATGGGGACTCCCAGGATCTCCTGGTAACTGCCTGCGAGTACAAAAGGGAGGACATGAGCCAGCTGGCTTCTCCTTTGAGACTGAGGCAGAAGCAGGACACTGGGCACTGTGGTGAGAGGACCTCTGGGACCAGCACAACtgctgggctctgtgctgctgcccacgCCTGCTCGGGCACCTTCAGGACTGGAGGGAGCCAGCTCCCTTTTCCCACGTGTGCAAATGCCGGGGGTTTGTGTGCCCATCACTCCCATGAGCAGCCCAATGTAACGTGTGAGGGGTCCCAGCTCAGGGCAGCCCCCGCGCTGCTCCCGAGCGCTCTGCCTTTCCCCCCTCACCCGGCCatccagcagagcagcccctgcaaGTCCAAGAGTCTGGGAGACCTGACATCGGAGGACATCTCCTGCAACTTCGAGAGTAAGTACCAGTACATCAGCAGGAGCTTCATCTCCTCGGGCATGCGGGACAAGAAGCTGGCTGCCATGAGGGGCCTGCGGCCGCGCTCGGCCGACGCCCTGACGGAGCAGCTGCGCAAGCTGCTGTGCCCCGAGCAGGAGGAGCCCCGGCACTGCCCCGGGCAGCCAGAGCACGACTGCCCCCGGGCCCTGGTCAGGAAACTGTCCTCGCGGAGCCAGAGCCGCGTGCGGAACATCGCCAGCCGTGCCCGGGAGAGGCAGGAGGCCGGCAGGCACAAACCCCCGGGCACGGGCGCCGTGGCCGGGGTGGTGCTGAGGAACAGGCCCTCGGCGTCCCCACACGTGGCCAACAGGCACTCCACGGGCTCCTACATCGCCAGGTACCTCGGCAGCTTCCCCGGGGAGCCCGTGGAGGGTCGGGGCGTCCCCGAGGGCTCCTGCTCGGCCCTGCACCTCGGCTGCACAGACCGGTTCTACCAGCACGACTCcgtcctgcagctggagcccagcCCCGAGGACCAGCCCGAGATCTACTTCCTGCTCAGGCT AAATGGAGAGCACTGA
- the PLCH1 gene encoding 1-phosphatidylinositol 4,5-bisphosphate phosphodiesterase eta-1 isoform X4 → MSYWSLDKKSCLQYCRHFLADNGVFHVERCMSVMQSGTQMVKLKSGTKGLVRLFYLDEHRTCIRWRPSRKSEKAKIVIDSIYKVTEGRQSEIFHRHAEGSFDPSCCFTIYHGNHLESLDLITSNPEEARTWITGLKYLMAGISDEDSLAKRQRTHDHWVKQTFEEADKNGDGLLNIEEIHQLMHKLNVNLPRRKVRQMFQEADTDENQGTLNFEEFSVFYKMMSLRRDLYLLLLSYSDKKDHLTAEELAQFLKVEQKMNNVTPEYCLDIIQKFEVSEENKKQNVLGIEGFTNFMRSPACDVFNPLHCQVHQDMEQPLCNYFIASSHNTYLSGDQLLSQSRVDMYARVLQGGCRCVEVDCWDGPDGEPVVHHGYTLTSKILFRDVAETINKYAFVKNEFPVILSIENHCSIQQQKKIAQYLKEIFGDKLDLSSVSTGDPRQLPSPQSLRGKILVKGKKLPCSLGADAEEGEVSEEDSADEIEDDCKLKACYSNGATEHQVESFIRTKLESLLKESQIRDKEDPDSFTVRALLKATHQSLNVNLKQNLDTKEGGKKSHGRSLMGNFGKHKKAAKAAAKHPSASDEDESQQNPPGREPGHPHRLARRRKTVKLCRALSDLVVYTNSVAAQDIVDDGSTGNVLSFSETRAHQAVQQKAEQFMLYNQKQLSRVYPSAYRIDSSNFNPVPYWNVGCQLVALNYQSEGRVMQLNEAKFRVNGNCGYVLKPQQMCKGTFNPYSADPLPASPKKQLILKIISGQQLPKPPDSMLGDRGEIIDPFVEVEIIGLPVDCCKDQTRVVDDNGFNPVWEETLTFTIHMPEIALVRFLVWDHDPIGRDFVGQRTVAFSSLVPGYRHVYLEGLTEASIFVHIIINETYGKSKQLIGLRGLFNKNPKQGCAEAGGNYVRKRSLGERLLRRTASAPAKGRKKSKMGFLEAAEMKDSASEPTDLKDKEGVVRRPKRSLQARPASMPVDKFLLVGLPCPAEDAAQDATGKENTSANSDDNTNEKETNLKESIFPCLEQTANTSNVGSRFKKENGQKDSTADSLLPPPQEQPEHLVFASGVTETNHLLDCWENNLSGETVPLMQDSDSELCTGKPQDKNCVDNKEEDDTKESDEGKVTLVGASLSQKADTENHKSNLKKSTAAPLSLTDIPSPPGSDSPDLHSTLALQDSDISRLIDEVSLATESELDSAVSALIGQVDVTGDQTHLTAVSSHGSSSQTFSVVAAHPQGFTGDLSSPCKHSFPPTKSTKSPLFSTPDTTTFSSPEAAEYSMYTTIQGATPASECKTHRQLVSKKNLNSLESNLPGSLCSSPLSLLNANPKRNCGTKSGPSWEGPESASSFASNNLIFEEALFDPVPGENSDSSSLVEVDGDSQDLLVTACEYKREDMSQLASPLRLRQKQDTGHCGERTSGTSTTAGLCAAAHACSGTFRTGGSQLPFPTCANAGGLCAHHSHEQPNVTCEGSQLRAAPALLPSALPFPPHPAIQQSSPCKSKSLGDLTSEDISCNFESKYQYISRSFISSGMRDKKLAAMRGLRPRSADALTEQLRKLLCPEQEEPRHCPGQPEHDCPRALVRKLSSRSQSRVRNIASRARERQEAGRHKPPGTGAVAGVVLRNRPSASPHVANRHSTGSYIARYLGSFPGEPVEGRGVPEGSCSALHLGCTDRFYQHDSVLQLEPSPEDQPEIYFLLRLNGEH, encoded by the exons TTGAAAGATGCATGAGTGTCATGCAGTCTGGGACTCAGATGGTTAAGCTGAAGAGTGGAACCAAAGGGCTGGTCCGGCTCTTCTACCTGGACGAGCACAGGACCTGCATCCGATGGAGACCCTCCAGGAAAAGCGAGAAGGCAAAAA tTGTCATCGACTCCATTTACAAAGTCACCGAGGGCCGGCAGTCGGAAATCTTCCACCGCCACGCCGAGGGCAGCTTTGaccccagctgctgcttcaccaTTTACCACGGCAACCACCTGGAGTCCCTGGACCTGATCACCTCCAACCCCGAGGAGGCTCGCACCTGGATCACGGGGCTCAAGTATTTGATGGCCGGGATAAGCGACGAGGACTCGCTCGCCAAGCGCCAGAGGACACACGACCA CTGGGTGAAGCAGACCTTTGAGGAGGCCGACAAGAACGGGGATGGGCTGCTGAACATCGAGGAGATCCACCAGCTGATGCACAAGCTCAACGTCAACCTGCCCCGCAGGAAGGTCCGGCAGATGTTCCAG GAAGCAGACACGGATGAGAACCAAGGAACCCTAAACTTTGaagaattttcagtgttttacaagATGATGTCCTTACGTCGGGATCTCTACTTGCTGCTCCTAAGCTACAGTGACAAGAAGGATCATCTCACTGCTGAGGAACTGGCTCAGTTTCTGAAGGTGGAACAAAAG ATGAATAATGTGACACCAGAATATTGTCTGGATATCATACAGAAGTTCGAAGtgtcagaagaaaacaagaagcaaaatgTTCTTGGGATTGAAG gtTTCACCAACTTCATGCGCAGCCCCGCCTGCGACGTGTTCAACCCCCTGCACTGCCAGGTGCACCAGGACATGGAGCAGCCCCTCTGCAACTACTTCATCGCCTCGTCCCACAACACCTACCTGAGCGGGGaccagctgctctcccagtcCCGGGTGGACATGTACGCGCGCGTGCTGCAGGGCGGCTGCCGCTGCGTCGAGG TGGATTGCTGGGATGGTCCTGATGGGGAGCCAGTGGTGCACCATGGCTACACTCTGACTTCCAAAATCCTGTTCCGGGATGTGGCTGAAACCATCAACAAATACGCCTTTGTCAAGAATGA GTTTCCAGTGATCCTGTCCATTGAAAACCACTGCAGTATTCAACAGCAAAAGAAGATTGCTCAGTATTTGAAGGAGATATTTGGTGACAAACTGGACTTGTCATCTGTGAGCACTGGAGACCCCAGGCAGCTTCCCAGCCCTCAGAGTCTGAGAGGGAAAATCCTGGTGAAG GGGAAGAAGTtgccctgcagcctgggagcagacgctgaggaaggagaggttTCAGAAGAGGACAGTGCTGATGAGATCGAGGACGACTGCAAGTTAAAGGCCTGCTAT AGTAATGGTGCAACTGAGCACCAGGTGGAATCTTTTATAAGGACAAAACTGGAATCTCTGTTAAAAGAATCCCAAATCAGGGACAAGGAAGATCCTGACAGCTTCACTGTGAGGGCCCTGCTGAAGGCGACGCACCAGAGTCTCAACGTTAACCTGAAGCAG AACCTGGACACAAAAGAGGGTGGAAAAAAGTCTCACGGTCGATCATTAATGGGCAACTTTGGTAAACACAAG AAAGCTGCCAAGGCAGCAGCCAAACACCCCAGTGCATCAGATGAGGACGAGAGCCAGCAGAACCCTCCTGGGAGGGAACCAGGGCATCCCCACAG ACTGGCCCGCCGGAGGAAGACGGTGAAGCTGTGCCGGGCTCTGTCTGACCTCGTGGTTTACACCAACTCTGTGGCTGCCCAGGACATCGTGGATGATG GGTCCACAGGGAACGTGCTGTCCTTCAGCGAGACCAGAGCCCACCAGGCTGTGCAGCAGAAGGCTGAGCAGTTCATGCTTTACAACcagaagcagctgagcaggGTCTATCCCTCAGCCTACAGGATCGACTCCAGCAACTTCAACCCCGTCCCTTACTGGAACGTTGGGTGCCAGCTGG TGGCCCTGAACTACCAGTCTGAGGGACGTGTGATGCAGTTAAACGAAGCAAAATTCAGGGTAAATGGCAACTGTGGTTATGTCCTCAAACCTCAGCAGATGTGCAAAG GCACATTCAACCCCTACTCTGCTGATCCACTTCCTGCCAGTCCTAAAAAGCAGCTTATTCTGAAAATCATCAGTGGACAGCAGCTCCCCAAGCCTCCTGACTCGATGTTAGGGGACCGAGGAGAG ATAATAGATCCCTTTGTTGAGGTGGAAATCATTGGGTTACCTGTTGACTGCTGTAAAGATCAGACCAGGGTGGTGGACGACAATG GGTTCAATCCTGTGTGGGAGGAAACTCTCACCTTTACCATCCACATGCCCGAAATAGCCTTGGTGCGATTCCTCGTCTGGGACCACGATCCCATCGGGAGGGACTTTGTGGGGCAGAGAACTGTGGCCTTCAGCAGCCTCGTGCCTG GCTATCGCCACGTGTATTTAGAAGGACTGACAGAAGCATCCATATTTGTTCATATAATCATTAATGAGACCTATGGAAAG AGCAAGCAGCTGATAGGGCTGCGGGGGCTGTTCAACAAGAACCCCAAGCAGGGCTGTGCCGAGGCCGGCGGGAACTACGTGCGCAAGAGATCCCTGGGCGAGCGGCTGCTGCGGCGCACGGCCAGCGCGCCCGCCAAGGGCAGGAAGAAGAGCAAGATGGGCTTCCTGGAGGCTGCTGAGATGAAGGACAGTGCATCTGAACCCACAGACCTGAAGGACAAGGAAGGGGTCGTTCGACGCCCGAAGCGGAGTCTGCAGGCGCGTCCTGCTTCCATGCCCGTGGACAAGTTCCTCCTGGTGGGACTGCCCTGCCCGGCTGAGGACGCTGCCCAGGATGCCACGGGGAAGGAAAACACCTCTG CCAACAGTGATGACAATACaaatgagaaggaaacaaacttGAAAGAATCTATTTTTCCATGTTTGGAGCAAACAGCAAATACTTCAAATGTGGGATCTCGATTCAAGAAGGAGAATGGCCAGAAGGATTCTACAGCTGACTCTTTGCTACCACCTCCTCAGGAGCAACCTGAACACTTAGTTTTTGCAAGTGGTGTAACTGAAACAAATCACCTCTTGGACTGTTGGGAAAATAATCTTTCTGGTGAAACTGTCCCACTAATGCAGGACTCTGACTCTGAGCTTTGCACAGGAAAACCACAAGACAAAAACTGTGTGGACAATAAAGAGGAAGATGACACAAAGGAATCTGATGAGGGGAAAGTCACTCTGGTGGGGGCTTCTCTTTCTCAAAAAGCAGATACGGAGAATCACAAATCCAACCTCAAGAAAAGCACTGCAGCACCTCTTTCTTTGACTGACATTCCTTCTCCCCCTGGCTCTGACAGCCCTGACTTGCACTCCACGCTGGCCCTGCAGGACAGTGACATTTCTCGCCTCATAGATGAGGTTTCTCTGGCTACTGAGAGCGAGCTGGACAGCGCTGTGTCTGCTCTCATCGGGCAGGTGGATGTCACAGGGGACCAAACACACCTCACCGCCGTCTCGagccatggcagcagcagccagaccTTCAGTGTGGTGGCTGCACACCCACAGGGCTTTACTGGGGATCTGAGCAGCCCCTGTAAGCACAGCTTCCCTCCCACAAAATCCACCAAGTCCCCTTTATTCTCCACTCCAGATACAACCACGTTCTCCAGCCCAGAGGCCGCAGAGTATTCCATGTACACGACTATCCAGGGGGCAACTCCAGCTTCTGAATGTAAGACCCACAGGCAATTagtttccaaaaaaaatttaaatagtcTAGAAAGTAACTTGCCCGGCTCTCTGTGTTCTTCACCTCTTTCTTTGCTAAATGCAAATCCCAAAAGAAATTGTGGAACAAAATCTGGACCGAGCTGGGAAGGCCCTGAGTCTGCCAGTTCTTTTGCTTCCAATAACCTCATCTTCGAGGAGGCACTGTTTGACCCTGTCCCTGGTGAGAACTCGGACAGCAGCAGCCTTGTGGAAGTCGATGGGGACTCCCAGGATCTCCTGGTAACTGCCTGCGAGTACAAAAGGGAGGACATGAGCCAGCTGGCTTCTCCTTTGAGACTGAGGCAGAAGCAGGACACTGGGCACTGTGGTGAGAGGACCTCTGGGACCAGCACAACtgctgggctctgtgctgctgcccacgCCTGCTCGGGCACCTTCAGGACTGGAGGGAGCCAGCTCCCTTTTCCCACGTGTGCAAATGCCGGGGGTTTGTGTGCCCATCACTCCCATGAGCAGCCCAATGTAACGTGTGAGGGGTCCCAGCTCAGGGCAGCCCCCGCGCTGCTCCCGAGCGCTCTGCCTTTCCCCCCTCACCCGGCCatccagcagagcagcccctgcaaGTCCAAGAGTCTGGGAGACCTGACATCGGAGGACATCTCCTGCAACTTCGAGAGTAAGTACCAGTACATCAGCAGGAGCTTCATCTCCTCGGGCATGCGGGACAAGAAGCTGGCTGCCATGAGGGGCCTGCGGCCGCGCTCGGCCGACGCCCTGACGGAGCAGCTGCGCAAGCTGCTGTGCCCCGAGCAGGAGGAGCCCCGGCACTGCCCCGGGCAGCCAGAGCACGACTGCCCCCGGGCCCTGGTCAGGAAACTGTCCTCGCGGAGCCAGAGCCGCGTGCGGAACATCGCCAGCCGTGCCCGGGAGAGGCAGGAGGCCGGCAGGCACAAACCCCCGGGCACGGGCGCCGTGGCCGGGGTGGTGCTGAGGAACAGGCCCTCGGCGTCCCCACACGTGGCCAACAGGCACTCCACGGGCTCCTACATCGCCAGGTACCTCGGCAGCTTCCCCGGGGAGCCCGTGGAGGGTCGGGGCGTCCCCGAGGGCTCCTGCTCGGCCCTGCACCTCGGCTGCACAGACCGGTTCTACCAGCACGACTCcgtcctgcagctggagcccagcCCCGAGGACCAGCCCGAGATCTACTTCCTGCTCAGGCT AAATGGAGAGCACTGA